The Poriferisphaera corsica DNA segment ACGAGGTGCTATTGGCGTTCTTCGAGTTCATCGGGTGGTGTGATGTCGGATTGTGTATGTAGATGTTCAGGCGCTTCTGGAACAGAGACAACCTTGTAAATGCACCAGCTCAAAAGTGTCGTCATGCCGCCAATTGCGAGGATCATAATGATGATGCCAAGTGGCGTGATACTGTGTGTATTAGATTGAGCTGTGAGATCAGATGCTTGTGCGATCAATGTGATGAGTGTACTCATAGTTCAGCTCCTTTCATTGATTTATCTCTGCGATCCCATCGGCGAACGGCTTCAGATATAACGAGGATAATAAATACAATCGTAAGAATGATCATGCCAAGAGTAATTTGGACAGGAAGACTATTCTGAATCTGATCGGTGATGGTTTTGTCGAGGATCAAATTCGTAATGACCCAGTATGTGAATACGCCAATCAGGTAGACCGGACAGATGATTGTCACGACATATGGGATGATTCGAGGCACACGGATCTCGGCGCCACGATCAATTTCTTCCTGACCTTTACGTATACCCATGATGAAGCCAAACATGAGGACTTGGATTGTTGCGAGAATGTAGATACCAACGGTTGCAATCCATGTATCAAGAGTTGCCAGGGCCGCGAAATCTTGTGTGAAATAAACAACAATGAATGTGCCTGAAATCGTGATAAAGCCGAGGATCGCACAGGAGGCGCGACGTCCGAGCCCAAGAGCTTCTTCGAGGAAAGCAATGGCGGGTTGGAGCATGGAGATGGATGAGGTGGCTGCTGCAAGAAATAGTAGGAAAAAGAAGAGGAAACCGAAGAAGTTGCCAAAGGGCATCGCATCAAATACGGCTGGTAAAGCGACAAAACCAAGGTTAAACGATGAGCCGTTAACAGCAGGGTCAGACATCGTTTCGGGGCCAAGGAAGTAGATTGCGGCAGGGACGACGATCATGCCACCCAGAACGACTTCTGTGAAACCGTTACCCGCCGCAGCGGTAATAGCTGATAACGATATATCGTCATTTGGTTTCAGGTAAGAGGCGTAAGTGATGATGATGCCAAATCCAACAGAGAGTGAGAAGAAGATTTGACCCGCAGCATCAAGCCATATGTCACCAGACATCAGTAGATCCCATTTGGGATTCCACATGTAACCTAAACCATCGAGAAGCGATCGATCGGGGAATTCTGGATTGCTGCCTAGGGTAAGGACTCGGATGAGTATGATGATCGCGCAAAGGATAAGCGTCGGCATCGCAATTTTACAGAAAAGCTCGATACCCTTGGAAAGTCCGCGATAGATGAGAAAGAAGTTGAGTATGAAGCAGATGCCGAGGAAGATGAGTGCGTTGCTAAGTGGGTTTTCGAAGAGGATGCCGTTCTGTGATGCGCCTGTGAATGCGGCAAAGAAATCTTTGATGTTTTCGGGTTCGGGCATCGTGCCGGTAGCGTATTTGTAGGCGTAGCCGAGGCACCATGCTTCGATAAAGACATAAAAGGTGTAAATGAGTATCGGAATGACGGGGCCAAGCGTGGCAACGTATGAAGCTAAGTGCGAGCGTCTGCCAACAGCTCTAAAAACGCCGGGAGTGGAGTTGTATCCGTATCTGCCACCGTATCGACCGAGCGCCCATTCGGAGAAAGCGATAGGCAATCCCAAGATAAGAAAAGCAATAATGTAGGGGATCATGAACGTGCCGCCATATTCGGCGAGCAAACCGGGGAATCGGAGAAAGTTACCGAGGCCGACGGCTGAACCGGTAACCGCGAGGATCACGCCAACACGCGTACCCCATGATTCCTTCGGCCGTTGTATTTCTGACATATACCATTCCTGTGAAATGAATAAAAAGATATGGTTAATTTTTCATTTAGCCACAATCCGGTACTATAAAAAATAACGATTTAGGCGCAAAAGGCAACTGGTGATTTCTATGGTGACTGGAACTATTTGTCTATTTAGCAGAAAATATGCCGACTGGTTTTTGTTCAGTGCAAAGAAACGCAATAACTCGATAATGGATAGCTATGGATTCAACATCAAAGCAGCCACCTTCTGAAGATGAGTTGCACGCCGCTGAAGCTGGGGTGGGCCCCGTATCGCGTTGGGCGATACATAGGCGAATGTATGACTGGGTCTTGGGGTTTGCTCATAGCCGGCATTCAAGTTGGTCCTTGTTTGGCCTGAGTTTTGCTGAATCCAGCTTTTTTCCGATACCACCAGATGTTTTACTCGGCCCATTATGCTTGGGAGATCGAAAGAAAAGTTGGTGGTTTGCGACAGTCACGACAGCGGCTTCTGTACTGGGCGCATTTCTCGGGTATCTGATCGGTTGGGGTTTTCTGGACCTTGCTTTAATGATTCCCGGCATTGATCAGGCAAAAATAGACTGGCTCGATCAAGAATTTGCATTACGTGGGCAGCTTTGGGTTTTTGTAGCTGCGTTAACGCCAATCCCATTTAAATTGCTCACAATCACTGCAGGTTTTGCGAAGATGAACTTGCTCGTCTTTGCTGCCGCTTGCCTCGTCGGACGCGCAGCCCGATTCTATGGCGTTGCATTCATGTTCTGGTGGATCGGGCCAAAAGCCATCCCGTTTATCGACAAGTATTTTAATTGGTTGTGTATCGTATTTACCGTTTTATTGATCGCTGGCTTTGCCGCAATCAAACTTATTAGCGGGTAACGCGTCGCGGCGGTTCGCTTAAATTTTCAGGATAGGGTTTAGTGTATGAAAGTATTGGTAACTGGTGGTGCAGGCTATATCGGTTCACACGCGGTTAAGCATTTGGACGAAAGCGGACATGACGTTATTGCAGTGGATAACCTTTCTTTAGGGCATCGCGCTGCGGTCGCGGAACATATCCCGTTTTACCAAACAGACATCCGCAATGTTGCAGAAATGTATGAAATCTTGAAAGATCATGAGATCGAATGTGTCATGCACTTCGCTGCTTTCTCGCAGGTCGGCGAATCGGTCGGAGATCCACTCAAATATTACGATAACAACACCTATGGCTCGACTTGCCTGCTCCAAGCGATGAATGAAGCGGGTGTTAAAAAACTTGTTTTTAGCTCAACATGTGCAACTTACGGCGAGCCGGAAGAAGTTCCAATCGCTGAAACATGCAAGCAAAACCCAATCAATCCATATGGTTGGTCTAAGTTGTTTGTTGAAAGAATGCTAAAAGACTACGCTGCCGCGAATAAAGACTTTGCCTATTCCGCGCTTAGGTACTTCAATGTCGCAGGCAGTGCCGCCGACGGCAAGATTGGTGAAGATCACCATCCAGAAACACACATCATCCCGGTAATCTTGCAAGCCGCTCTAGGTCAACGCGACGCAATCACGATCTTTGGCAAAGACTACCCAACACCAGACGGCACCTGTATCCGTGATTACATTCATGTTGAAGATTTAGTTGATGCCCACGCGGTTGTCATGGGAGCATTGCAGCCGGGCGATGCACGAATCTACAATCTCGGCATCGGCAACGGGTTGAGTGTGAAGCAAATCGTGGATGCCGCAAAGAAAGCAACCCAGATAGATTTCCAAGTAAACGATGGCGATCGTCGTGCTGGCGACCCGCCCATGCTTTATGCAAACCCATCCAAAATTAAAGAAGAGTTGGGTTGGGAAGCAAAGTATCGTGACGT contains these protein-coding regions:
- a CDS encoding sodium-dependent transporter; amino-acid sequence: MSEIQRPKESWGTRVGVILAVTGSAVGLGNFLRFPGLLAEYGGTFMIPYIIAFLILGLPIAFSEWALGRYGGRYGYNSTPGVFRAVGRRSHLASYVATLGPVIPILIYTFYVFIEAWCLGYAYKYATGTMPEPENIKDFFAAFTGASQNGILFENPLSNALIFLGICFILNFFLIYRGLSKGIELFCKIAMPTLILCAIIILIRVLTLGSNPEFPDRSLLDGLGYMWNPKWDLLMSGDIWLDAAGQIFFSLSVGFGIIITYASYLKPNDDISLSAITAAAGNGFTEVVLGGMIVVPAAIYFLGPETMSDPAVNGSSFNLGFVALPAVFDAMPFGNFFGFLFFFLLFLAAATSSISMLQPAIAFLEEALGLGRRASCAILGFITISGTFIVVYFTQDFAALATLDTWIATVGIYILATIQVLMFGFIMGIRKGQEEIDRGAEIRVPRIIPYVVTIICPVYLIGVFTYWVITNLILDKTITDQIQNSLPVQITLGMIILTIVFIILVISEAVRRWDRRDKSMKGAEL
- a CDS encoding YqaA family protein yields the protein MDSTSKQPPSEDELHAAEAGVGPVSRWAIHRRMYDWVLGFAHSRHSSWSLFGLSFAESSFFPIPPDVLLGPLCLGDRKKSWWFATVTTAASVLGAFLGYLIGWGFLDLALMIPGIDQAKIDWLDQEFALRGQLWVFVAALTPIPFKLLTITAGFAKMNLLVFAAACLVGRAARFYGVAFMFWWIGPKAIPFIDKYFNWLCIVFTVLLIAGFAAIKLISG
- the galE gene encoding UDP-glucose 4-epimerase GalE, with product MKVLVTGGAGYIGSHAVKHLDESGHDVIAVDNLSLGHRAAVAEHIPFYQTDIRNVAEMYEILKDHEIECVMHFAAFSQVGESVGDPLKYYDNNTYGSTCLLQAMNEAGVKKLVFSSTCATYGEPEEVPIAETCKQNPINPYGWSKLFVERMLKDYAAANKDFAYSALRYFNVAGSAADGKIGEDHHPETHIIPVILQAALGQRDAITIFGKDYPTPDGTCIRDYIHVEDLVDAHAVVMGALQPGDARIYNLGIGNGLSVKQIVDAAKKATQIDFQVNDGDRRAGDPPMLYANPSKIKEELGWEAKYRDVEKIIETAWRWFRANPDGYNDR